Proteins encoded within one genomic window of Panicum virgatum strain AP13 chromosome 1N, P.virgatum_v5, whole genome shotgun sequence:
- the LOC120655850 gene encoding uncharacterized protein LOC120655850 gives MAAATANAVNTVTGYLKSIEPLNGTNYPSWYKDVQVAIAVCEYDLALRQDKPAEPTDPNGDRTAIEKWERSDRMANMIIKNTITQAICGAIPDKDKDGNDLSAKAYLAKVEENFKSSSKTYASTLIMKMLTSQYDGQSEIREHIMSMCDMANKLKTLDMAISDGFLVHFIMTSLPAQYSPFKISYNTQKATWSMAELISYCVEEEERQKAERMKDAVNMVSERFGRVSMSNTPKHQAESGSSRQHKRKFKGHKSKAVSHKKTSNERLCKFCKSPKHEQKDCHGFKEWLKNKGIQFDPNYKRGGAKSKSG, from the exons atggctgctgcaactgctaacgctg tgaacacTGTGACGGGCTACCTGAAGTCCATTGAGCCCCTGAATGGCACCAACTACCCCAGCTGGTATAAAGATGTTCAGGTGGCCATTGCTGTGTGCGAGTATGATCTCGCCTTACGTCAAGACAAGCCAGCAGAGCCCACTGATCCCAATGGTGATCGTACTGCCATTGAGAAGTGGGAGAGATCAGACAGGATGGCCAACATGATCATTAAGAACACGATCACTCAGGCCATCTGTGGTGCTATTCCTGATAAGGACAAGGATGGTAATGATCTGAGCGCCAAGGCATATCTTGCCAAGGTGGAGGAGAACTTTAAGAGTTCTTCCAAGACTTATGCTAGCACCCTGATCATGAAGATGCTGACTTCACAGTATGATGGGCAAAGTGAAATCAGGGAGCACATTATGagcatgtgtgacatggcaaatAAGCTGAAGACACTGGATATGGCTATCTCTGATGGTTTTCTGGTGCACTTCATCATGACTTCTCTGCCAGCACAGTACAGTCCCTTCAAAATAAGCTACAACACTCAGAAGGCGACTTGGAGCATGGCTGAGCTCATTAGCTACtgtgttgaggaagaagaaaggcagaaagctgagaggatgaaggatgctgtcaacatggtcagcgagcgctttgggcgtgttagcatgagcaacactcctaagcatcaggctgaatctggcagcagcaggcagcataagagaaagtttaagggccataagagcaaggccgtgtcacataagaagacctctaatgagaggctgtgcaagttctgcaagtcacctaaacatgagcagaaggattgccatggatttaaggagtggcttaagaacaaag GTATTCAGTTCGATCCGAACTATAAGAGAGGGGGAGCGAAGTCTAAGAGTGGCTGA